One part of the Hydrogenobacter sp. T-2 genome encodes these proteins:
- a CDS encoding xanthine dehydrogenase family protein molybdopterin-binding subunit, with the protein MITRRDLLKLSGLTLSVMLMPEGYRILKAQEVPRRYAPNLWINLSRDNYLTVLVNKSEMGQGVYTGLAMLVAEELDFPWERVRVRPAPAGRAYVDPKMGIQLTGGSTSVRNMYETLRLAGASMRAMLIASASKRLKVPADRIRAERGYLLVEGKRYAYGEFVDLASKEQIPAKPRLKESKEFIYIGRSVPRIDAPEKVDGKAVFGIDTFEKGMVYAVVERPPYFGAKALKVDSTEAKRVPEVVDIFPISTGVAICGESLWACQKARRYLKIEWSESFVKGWEDKDLEKYFLQKLRERGDVVRVKGSPQRVFEGSPVKVEETYIQPYLYHATMEPMACLAWVKKDECIVYAPTQSQTWVLETAKRVSGLPEGRIKVITTYLGGGFGRKANVEFVAEALEISKRLSRPVKLIYTREDDISSGYYRPYSATHIKVSADQRGNINSLSFKIAVQPLLGGRASVEGVENTPYNIPNLYVERVDVELPISVWFWRSVGSTHNAFSLETILDRIAYQTKQDPGELRLKLLRDNPVAYKVVQTAMERSGWGRKKNLGIAYHYSFGSHACHVAEVELDAKSGQVKVKRVVAVIDVGPVVVHPDLIRSQVEGSVVMGLSMALKEKVSFKGGGVENSNFGSYGLLTMDETPEIEVHILTSNRQMGGVGEPGLPPTAPAVANALLWGYGIRVNRLPMTPEYIKSLL; encoded by the coding sequence ATGATAACAAGAAGAGACCTTTTAAAGTTGAGCGGTCTTACCCTCTCTGTTATGCTAATGCCTGAGGGATACAGAATCTTAAAAGCTCAAGAAGTGCCAAGAAGGTATGCACCAAACCTTTGGATAAACCTCTCAAGGGACAACTACCTTACAGTGCTTGTTAACAAGTCGGAGATGGGACAGGGTGTGTATACAGGGCTTGCCATGCTTGTTGCGGAGGAATTGGACTTTCCTTGGGAAAGGGTAAGGGTAAGACCAGCACCTGCAGGAAGGGCTTATGTGGACCCTAAGATGGGTATACAGCTAACGGGTGGTAGCACCAGCGTAAGGAACATGTATGAAACCCTAAGGCTTGCGGGGGCAAGTATGAGGGCAATGCTTATTGCCTCTGCAAGCAAAAGGCTAAAGGTTCCTGCGGATAGGATAAGGGCGGAGAGGGGCTATCTGCTTGTGGAAGGCAAAAGGTATGCCTACGGAGAGTTTGTAGACCTTGCAAGCAAGGAACAGATACCTGCAAAACCAAGACTAAAGGAGTCAAAGGAATTCATATACATAGGCAGGTCTGTGCCAAGGATTGACGCACCAGAAAAGGTAGATGGGAAGGCGGTTTTTGGTATAGACACCTTTGAGAAAGGTATGGTTTATGCGGTGGTGGAAAGACCACCCTACTTTGGGGCAAAGGCTCTCAAAGTGGACAGCACGGAAGCTAAAAGAGTGCCAGAAGTGGTAGATATCTTTCCCATCTCCACAGGAGTGGCAATATGTGGGGAGTCTCTCTGGGCTTGTCAAAAGGCAAGACGGTATCTAAAGATAGAGTGGAGTGAGAGCTTTGTAAAGGGTTGGGAAGACAAGGACTTGGAGAAATACTTCTTGCAAAAGCTAAGGGAAAGGGGTGATGTGGTAAGGGTCAAGGGAAGCCCTCAGAGGGTCTTTGAAGGCTCTCCAGTAAAGGTTGAGGAGACCTACATACAACCCTACCTCTATCATGCCACCATGGAGCCTATGGCTTGCCTTGCATGGGTAAAGAAGGATGAGTGCATAGTTTATGCACCTACACAGTCTCAAACGTGGGTGTTGGAAACCGCAAAGAGGGTCAGTGGACTACCAGAAGGCAGGATAAAGGTCATAACCACCTACCTTGGCGGGGGTTTTGGAAGAAAAGCAAATGTGGAGTTTGTGGCGGAAGCCCTTGAGATTTCCAAAAGGCTTTCAAGACCCGTAAAGCTCATATACACAAGAGAGGATGACATAAGCTCTGGCTACTACAGACCCTACAGTGCCACTCATATCAAAGTCTCTGCAGACCAAAGGGGGAACATAAACTCTCTTAGCTTTAAGATAGCGGTTCAGCCACTGCTTGGTGGGAGGGCTTCAGTGGAAGGAGTGGAAAACACACCTTATAACATTCCCAACCTTTATGTGGAAAGGGTTGACGTGGAGCTTCCTATAAGCGTATGGTTTTGGAGGTCTGTGGGGTCAACCCACAACGCCTTTAGCCTTGAAACCATATTAGACCGCATAGCCTATCAGACAAAACAAGACCCGGGAGAGCTAAGGCTAAAGCTCCTAAGGGATAACCCAGTAGCCTACAAGGTAGTCCAGACTGCCATGGAGAGGTCTGGCTGGGGCAGGAAGAAAAACCTTGGCATAGCCTATCACTACTCCTTTGGAAGTCATGCCTGTCATGTGGCGGAGGTGGAGCTTGACGCAAAAAGTGGACAGGTCAAGGTAAAAAGGGTGGTGGCGGTCATAGATGTGGGTCCTGTGGTAGTCCATCCAGACCTTATACGCTCTCAGGTAGAAGGCTCTGTAGTCATGGGATTGAGCATGGCTCTTAAGGAGAAGGTGAGCTTTAAAGGCGGTGGTGTGGAAAACAGCAACTTTGGGTCTTATGGGCTTTTGACCATGGATGAAACGCCAGAGATAGAGGTTCATATTCTTACCTCAAATCGTCAAATGGGTGGTGTAGGAGAGCCGGGGCTTCCACCAACTGCACCTGCGGTTGCCAATGCACTCCTTTGGGGCTATGGCATAAGAGTAAACAGACTTCCCATGACGCCAGAATACATAAAAAGCCTGCTATGA
- a CDS encoding winged helix-turn-helix transcriptional regulator, which produces MKPNNNSVVCPAELAIQILSGKWKLYILKNLMDGKKRFSELQRAIPGITQRMLSKQLRELEACGLIRRTVYPVVPPMVEYELTEIGKSLEDVFNAIHKWGLKYVEAMSIKTLECQEENSS; this is translated from the coding sequence ATGAAACCTAATAACAACTCTGTAGTATGCCCAGCAGAGCTTGCCATACAGATACTAAGCGGTAAATGGAAGCTATATATTCTTAAGAACCTAATGGATGGAAAGAAGAGATTTTCAGAACTTCAGAGGGCTATACCTGGGATTACTCAAAGGATGCTTTCAAAACAGTTAAGAGAGCTTGAAGCTTGTGGACTTATACGCAGAACCGTATACCCTGTGGTGCCACCTATGGTAGAGTATGAGTTAACAGAGATAGGCAAGAGCCTTGAGGATGTATTTAACGCCATACATAAATGGGGTCTAAAGTATGTGGAAGCTATGTCTATCAAAACCTTAGAATGCCAAGAGGAAAACTCCAGCTAA
- a CDS encoding nitroreductase family protein, producing MKECLRLITERRSITFFDPARDVPDEIIKEILEVSATAPSGYNLQPWEVIVVKDKEKKKRLREICYNQQKVEDASANIVLIANTRAGFEHVDRVLQSWEELGYIKPEAKESLKSQIIAGWQDPQRAFRKAVRDTALFGMTIMITARAYGLETHPMEGYDEARLKEFLQIEDYKVVPMIIAIGYKDPSKGLLPRAYRFKFEEFGKIV from the coding sequence ATGAAGGAATGTTTAAGGTTAATCACAGAAAGGAGGTCTATTACCTTCTTTGACCCAGCGAGAGATGTGCCAGATGAAATAATAAAGGAGATACTTGAGGTTTCCGCAACCGCACCCTCTGGCTACAACCTTCAACCATGGGAAGTTATAGTGGTAAAGGATAAGGAGAAAAAGAAGAGGCTAAGGGAAATATGCTACAACCAACAAAAGGTGGAAGATGCCAGTGCAAACATAGTGCTTATTGCCAACACAAGGGCAGGCTTTGAGCATGTGGACAGAGTTTTGCAAAGCTGGGAGGAGCTGGGCTATATAAAGCCAGAGGCAAAAGAGAGCCTAAAAAGCCAAATTATAGCAGGTTGGCAAGACCCTCAAAGAGCCTTCAGAAAAGCGGTTAGAGACACAGCCCTTTTCGGTATGACTATAATGATAACTGCCAGAGCCTATGGGCTTGAGACCCATCCCATGGAGGGCTACGACGAGGCAAGGCTTAAGGAATTTTTGCAGATAGAAGACTACAAGGTAGTGCCTATGATAATAGCCATAGGATACAAGGACCCATCCAAAGGGCTTTTACCAAGGGCTTACAGGTTTAAGTTTGAGGAGTTTGGAAAGATAGTCTAA
- a CDS encoding sulfite exporter TauE/SafE family protein, whose protein sequence is MEYFLLSFCSAFLAGAINSVAGGGTLITFPTLLWLGLDPVVANITNTVALWVGSLSGAFGFRKRIQEVKSLILPFLISSTVGAVVGAVLLIKTPSQTFKSIVPFLIFFAVFMLAFSEVIRRFLAKFVIQEKNLPLLLPLFLQFITGVYGSYFGAGIGIMMLASLTLSGVHHIHTANGLKNLLGFSINLLGAFIFIFSGKVSWAYALFMMPGFALGGYAGAKISQRFKPKVVRFFVIVWGLFIGIYLLLVE, encoded by the coding sequence ATGGAATACTTTCTTTTATCCTTTTGCTCTGCCTTTTTGGCAGGAGCTATAAACTCAGTTGCAGGTGGTGGGACGCTCATTACCTTTCCCACACTCCTGTGGCTTGGGCTTGACCCAGTGGTTGCCAACATAACAAATACAGTGGCTCTCTGGGTAGGCTCCCTTTCTGGTGCTTTTGGCTTTAGGAAAAGGATACAGGAGGTAAAAAGCCTTATTCTGCCTTTTCTTATCTCTTCTACTGTAGGTGCGGTAGTGGGTGCGGTGCTTTTAATAAAAACACCCTCTCAAACCTTTAAGTCCATAGTGCCCTTTCTCATATTCTTTGCGGTCTTTATGCTTGCCTTTAGCGAGGTCATACGAAGATTTTTGGCTAAGTTTGTAATTCAAGAGAAAAACCTTCCTTTGCTTTTGCCTCTTTTCCTTCAGTTTATAACCGGCGTATATGGAAGTTACTTTGGTGCAGGCATAGGCATAATGATGCTGGCAAGCCTAACGCTTTCTGGAGTGCATCACATACATACCGCAAATGGGCTAAAAAACCTTCTTGGCTTTTCTATAAACCTCCTTGGTGCTTTTATTTTCATATTTAGTGGTAAAGTAAGTTGGGCTTACGCACTTTTTATGATGCCGGGCTTTGCTCTTGGTGGATATGCAGGAGCAAAAATCTCTCAAAGGTTCAAGCCAAAGGTGGTAAGGTTCTTTGTAATAGTGTGGGGGCTTTTCATAGGAATTTACCTGCTTTTGGTAGAATAG
- a CDS encoding PaaI family thioesterase: MRVNLPFLQHLGARLLHISSGEARLGLLVEDYHLQHLGYVHGGVISSLADNTGWFAVISDLPEDKTSVTIEIKVNYLKPAVKGELLAVGRLLKRGKKVAFAVVEVWQGSELVAYATGTYAVLENKGEV; encoded by the coding sequence ATGAGGGTAAACTTGCCCTTTCTCCAGCACTTGGGTGCAAGGCTTTTGCATATAAGCTCAGGGGAGGCAAGGCTTGGGCTTTTGGTGGAAGATTATCACCTTCAACATCTTGGCTATGTGCACGGTGGTGTTATATCAAGCCTTGCGGACAACACAGGCTGGTTTGCGGTCATCTCTGACCTGCCAGAGGATAAAACCTCTGTAACCATTGAGATAAAGGTAAATTATCTTAAGCCTGCTGTAAAGGGTGAGCTTTTGGCAGTAGGAAGGCTCTTAAAAAGGGGCAAAAAGGTAGCCTTTGCGGTGGTGGAGGTTTGGCAGGGTTCTGAACTTGTTGCCTACGCCACAGGGACATATGCGGTGCTGGAAAACAAAGGAGAAGTTTAG
- a CDS encoding N-acetyltransferase encodes MVIRKAKLKDAGEIYNLINHYAKEGILLPRSLNSIYENIRDFWVCEEGGNLIGCASLHIVWEDLAEIKSLAVSEEHKGRGIGTMLVEACLKEAEELGVKRVFVLTYAHDFFSKLNFEEVEKIKLPHKVWGECINCVKFPSCDEIAMWIDLEKVSLKHDAKV; translated from the coding sequence ATGGTGATTAGAAAGGCAAAGTTAAAGGACGCAGGAGAGATATATAACCTGATAAACCATTATGCCAAGGAAGGCATCTTACTTCCCAGAAGCCTTAACTCCATATATGAGAACATAAGGGATTTTTGGGTCTGTGAAGAGGGTGGCAATCTTATAGGTTGTGCGAGTCTCCATATAGTCTGGGAAGACCTTGCGGAGATAAAGAGCCTTGCGGTAAGCGAAGAGCATAAGGGTAGGGGCATAGGCACTATGCTTGTGGAGGCGTGTTTGAAAGAGGCGGAAGAGCTCGGTGTTAAAAGGGTCTTTGTCCTCACCTACGCTCATGACTTTTTCTCAAAGCTAAACTTTGAAGAAGTAGAGAAGATAAAACTACCTCACAAGGTCTGGGGTGAGTGCATAAACTGTGTTAAATTTCCTTCTTGCGATGAGATAGCCATGTGGATAGACCTTGAAAAGGTCAGTCTAAAGCATGATGCCAAAGTTTAG
- a CDS encoding (2Fe-2S)-binding protein, whose product MVKDFELRINGRVYRVRAFEDEPLLWVIRERLRLTGTKFGCGIGVCGACTLLVGRQAVRSCLLPVKDAVGKEITTIEGLPSNHPLKRTWIELQVPQCGYCQPGQIMEAYALLLENPRPTREQIVQRLSSHLCRCGTYNRIVRAVERAVGGRT is encoded by the coding sequence ATGGTAAAAGACTTTGAGTTAAGGATAAATGGCAGGGTATACAGGGTTAGAGCCTTTGAGGATGAGCCTCTTCTCTGGGTTATTAGAGAAAGGCTTCGGCTAACAGGCACGAAGTTTGGATGTGGTATAGGTGTGTGTGGTGCTTGCACCCTTTTGGTGGGAAGGCAGGCGGTCAGGTCTTGTCTTTTACCAGTTAAGGATGCGGTAGGAAAGGAGATAACCACCATAGAAGGACTTCCCTCAAACCATCCTCTCAAAAGGACATGGATTGAGCTTCAAGTGCCTCAGTGTGGATACTGTCAGCCTGGTCAAATAATGGAAGCCTACGCCTTGCTTTTGGAAAACCCAAGACCCACGAGGGAGCAGATAGTTCAGAGGCTTTCTTCTCACCTTTGCAGGTGCGGAACTTACAACAGGATAGTAAGGGCGGTGGAAAGGGCGGTAGGAGGAAGGACATGA
- a CDS encoding DJ-1/PfpI family protein has product MKKVLILTGDAAEALEVFYPLYRLREEGYDVKVATPGRRVLQTVVHDMEPNVMETYTEKLGYKLEVDMNLKDVNPEEFDALFLPGGRAPEYVRTHQKALDIVRHFFEKNKPVATLCHGPQLLVAAGVLKGRGVSAFFVLKPDIEMAGGEYVDGVVVDGNLVSGRAWPDLPEIMREFLKLLRG; this is encoded by the coding sequence ATGAAAAAGGTTCTAATACTTACAGGAGACGCAGCGGAAGCCCTTGAAGTTTTTTATCCCCTTTACAGGCTCAGAGAAGAAGGCTACGATGTAAAGGTTGCAACGCCTGGGAGAAGGGTTCTTCAGACAGTGGTTCATGATATGGAGCCCAATGTGATGGAAACATACACGGAAAAGCTGGGATACAAACTGGAAGTGGATATGAACCTAAAGGATGTAAACCCCGAGGAGTTTGATGCCCTATTTTTGCCCGGTGGAAGAGCTCCAGAGTATGTGAGGACACACCAGAAGGCTTTGGATATCGTTAGGCACTTCTTTGAGAAAAACAAGCCTGTGGCTACTCTGTGTCATGGACCTCAGCTTTTGGTGGCTGCGGGTGTGCTGAAGGGTAGAGGGGTTAGTGCCTTCTTTGTTCTAAAGCCAGACATTGAGATGGCAGGTGGAGAGTATGTGGACGGTGTGGTGGTAGACGGAAACCTTGTGTCTGGAAGGGCTTGGCCAGACCTGCCTGAGATAATGAGGGAGTTTCTAAAACTTTTGAGAGGGTGA
- a CDS encoding flavodoxin family protein, protein MGRVLVLYDSRTGNTKKMAQLVAEGAKRVEGTEVRLLHVDEASKEDVLWCHGLAVGTPTNMGIVSWKIKRFFDDTIGDLWGQIDGKIGCAFSSSGGWGGGNEVACLSVLYMLINYGFLVFGLTDYTGKKFTLHYGAVVAGEPRSQEEKEACLRLGERLAQYVAVLYEGRRELIDHIRNFGGKFPW, encoded by the coding sequence ATGGGAAGGGTGTTGGTGTTGTATGATAGTAGGACTGGAAATACGAAGAAAATGGCACAGCTCGTGGCGGAGGGAGCAAAAAGGGTGGAGGGAACAGAGGTAAGATTACTGCACGTGGACGAGGCAAGCAAAGAAGATGTGCTTTGGTGTCATGGGCTGGCGGTTGGGACGCCTACCAATATGGGCATAGTCTCTTGGAAAATAAAAAGGTTTTTTGATGACACCATCGGAGACCTCTGGGGGCAGATAGACGGTAAAATTGGCTGTGCCTTTTCCTCTTCTGGCGGATGGGGTGGTGGCAACGAGGTGGCTTGCTTGTCTGTCCTGTATATGCTTATAAACTATGGCTTTCTGGTCTTTGGGCTTACGGACTACACGGGCAAGAAGTTTACACTACATTACGGTGCGGTCGTGGCAGGTGAGCCAAGAAGCCAAGAGGAGAAGGAAGCCTGTCTTCGCTTAGGTGAAAGGCTCGCTCAGTATGTGGCGGTGCTATACGAAGGCAGAAGGGAGCTTATAGACCACATAAGGAACTTTGGAGGCAAGTTTCCATGGTAA
- a CDS encoding NAD(P)H-dependent oxidoreductase has protein sequence MVCVIYAHPNPKSFNKAIKEVVLETLSAKGVQYSLRDLYALEFNPVLSARDFETFLSGGVPEDIRREQEIIKGAKLLVFIYPIWWTGMPAILKGYIDRVFSYGFAYEERDGELVGLLSDKKAFIINTLGASELDYRPSGMEECLIKTTDIGIFKFCSIEVIRHLFLYAVPYVSDDERKAMLDKVKKQLEEVL, from the coding sequence ATGGTATGTGTGATTTACGCCCATCCAAACCCAAAGAGCTTCAACAAGGCTATAAAGGAAGTTGTCCTTGAGACTTTGTCCGCCAAGGGTGTTCAATACAGCTTGAGAGACCTATATGCTCTTGAGTTTAATCCTGTCTTGTCCGCAAGGGATTTTGAAACCTTTCTATCGGGTGGCGTGCCAGAGGACATAAGAAGGGAGCAGGAGATAATAAAAGGTGCAAAACTTTTGGTCTTTATATATCCCATATGGTGGACAGGCATGCCTGCAATCCTAAAGGGCTACATAGATAGGGTTTTTAGCTACGGTTTTGCTTACGAAGAGAGAGATGGAGAGCTTGTTGGACTTCTCTCTGACAAAAAAGCTTTCATAATAAACACCCTTGGAGCTTCTGAGCTTGACTATAGACCCTCAGGCATGGAGGAGTGCCTAATAAAGACCACGGATATTGGCATTTTCAAATTCTGTAGTATTGAAGTAATAAGACATCTTTTCCTGTATGCAGTGCCATACGTAAGCGACGACGAAAGGAAAGCTATGTTAGACAAGGTCAAAAAACAGCTGGAGGAAGTGCTATGA
- a CDS encoding CDGSH iron-sulfur domain-containing protein, with product MARLVKFTGKGPYKLQIGEETYYLCQCGLSKKFPFCDGSHKRTRDEEEGKLYLYDENSRVEIKP from the coding sequence ATGGCAAGACTTGTAAAATTCACAGGAAAAGGTCCATACAAACTTCAGATAGGGGAAGAGACCTATTATCTGTGCCAGTGTGGGCTCTCTAAGAAGTTTCCCTTCTGTGATGGCTCTCACAAAAGAACAAGGGATGAAGAGGAAGGAAAGCTATACCTATACGATGAAAATTCAAGGGTAGAAATAAAGCCATAG
- a CDS encoding gamma carbonic anhydrase family protein — MAIVKPYKDKHPVIHPSVFLAENSTVIGDVEIGEDSSVWYGTVIRGDVNYIRIGKGTNIQDNSVVHVTHDTHPTLIGDFVTVGHRVILHGCRIGNYVLIGMGAVVMDGVEVEDYVLVGAGALLTPNKKFPSGVLVAGFPAKVVRDLKEEEIRLIEESAKNYIDYKNSYLSQKP, encoded by the coding sequence ATGGCAATAGTTAAGCCTTACAAGGATAAGCATCCTGTAATACATCCCTCTGTGTTTCTTGCGGAGAACTCCACAGTTATAGGAGATGTGGAAATAGGAGAGGACTCTTCTGTTTGGTATGGGACGGTGATAAGGGGTGATGTGAACTACATACGCATAGGAAAAGGGACAAACATTCAAGATAACTCTGTGGTTCACGTTACACACGATACACACCCTACGCTGATAGGAGACTTTGTCACTGTAGGACACAGAGTGATACTGCACGGCTGTAGGATAGGAAACTATGTGCTTATAGGTATGGGTGCGGTGGTAATGGATGGTGTGGAGGTTGAGGACTATGTGCTTGTGGGTGCTGGTGCACTGCTAACGCCTAACAAGAAATTCCCTTCTGGCGTTTTGGTGGCAGGCTTTCCAGCCAAGGTGGTGCGAGACCTAAAAGAAGAGGAGATAAGGCTTATAGAAGAGTCTGCCAAAAACTACATAGACTACAAAAACTCCTACCTTAGCCAAAAGCCATAA
- the aroA gene encoding 3-phosphoshikimate 1-carboxyvinyltransferase yields MLKLRRAKKAKGELRVPSDKSISHRAVIFSAIAEGESHIKEWLASEDTKATLDIVKRLGVEVKRKGKNLRVIGRGYQFREPLEVLDAKNSGTTARLMMGVLATQDFFSVITGDESLRQRPMLRVVEPLRQMGAFLDGREKGNKLPVCIRGGKLRGISFFNRKASAQVKSALLLAGLRAEGYTEVLEPVLSRDHTERMLRAFGVEIIQLEGQEGHVVKLTGGQSLKATEIFCPADPSSASFFIALACLLEGSELVLKDVLVNPTRDGFFRKLRQMGADIRYENLRELSGEPVADVYVRDSGRLKGVEVLPKEVPSMIDEIPILAVVMALAEGKSVVRGAQELRVKESDRIRAVVENLRSMGAKVHELEDGFEIEGVENLKGATIRTYKDHRIAMAFSIAGLVAEGETVIDEPECVAISYPNFYKDLDYIIKG; encoded by the coding sequence ATGCTTAAACTAAGAAGGGCAAAAAAGGCAAAAGGCGAGCTAAGAGTTCCTTCAGACAAGTCCATATCCCATAGGGCGGTAATATTCTCTGCCATAGCAGAGGGTGAAAGCCACATAAAAGAGTGGTTAGCTTCCGAAGATACAAAGGCAACCTTAGATATAGTAAAAAGACTTGGCGTGGAAGTAAAGAGAAAGGGAAAGAACCTAAGGGTAATTGGAAGGGGATACCAGTTTCGTGAGCCACTTGAGGTGCTTGATGCCAAAAACTCTGGCACTACCGCAAGGCTTATGATGGGGGTGTTAGCCACTCAAGACTTTTTCAGTGTCATAACGGGGGATGAAAGTCTAAGGCAAAGACCTATGCTAAGGGTTGTAGAGCCTCTCAGACAGATGGGAGCCTTTCTTGATGGAAGGGAAAAGGGAAACAAACTTCCTGTGTGCATAAGAGGTGGTAAGTTAAGGGGTATTTCCTTCTTTAATAGAAAGGCATCCGCACAGGTAAAGTCTGCCCTTTTGCTTGCAGGGCTAAGGGCGGAAGGATACACGGAGGTTTTAGAGCCTGTCCTTTCAAGAGACCATACAGAAAGAATGTTAAGAGCCTTTGGTGTGGAGATTATTCAGTTAGAGGGGCAGGAGGGTCATGTGGTAAAGCTCACGGGAGGGCAAAGCCTTAAAGCTACTGAGATATTCTGTCCTGCGGACCCATCCTCTGCGAGCTTTTTTATCGCTTTGGCTTGTCTTCTTGAAGGCTCGGAGCTTGTCCTAAAAGATGTCCTTGTAAATCCTACAAGGGATGGCTTTTTTAGAAAACTCAGACAGATGGGAGCGGACATAAGGTATGAAAACCTAAGGGAGCTATCTGGAGAGCCAGTGGCGGACGTTTATGTTAGGGACAGTGGAAGACTAAAGGGTGTGGAGGTTTTGCCGAAGGAGGTGCCTTCCATGATAGATGAGATTCCTATTTTGGCAGTGGTTATGGCTCTTGCGGAAGGAAAGTCTGTGGTAAGGGGTGCTCAGGAGCTTCGTGTAAAAGAGAGCGACCGTATAAGGGCAGTGGTTGAAAACCTTAGGTCTATGGGTGCAAAAGTCCATGAGCTTGAAGATGGCTTTGAAATAGAAGGCGTTGAAAACCTCAAGGGTGCTACCATAAGGACCTACAAAGACCATAGGATAGCCATGGCTTTCTCCATAGCGGGGCTTGTAGCGGAGGGAGAGACTGTGATAGATGAGCCCGAATGTGTAGCCATTTCATACCCAAACTTTTACAAAGACCTTGACTATATTATAAAGGGATGA
- a CDS encoding class I SAM-dependent methyltransferase, translating into MAFKFPEENWQVLLLPERQSWQNLEDFFKVAKPNKEEVWADIGCGPGYFTIPLAERVKKLYAIDQSGFMLDRCRERAKSLRNIEYIQCGENRIPLEDKSVNVSLLANLFHELLEPKAFMEEVNRITTHRIILIDWHPIPSPAGPPLEDRIPEEKVIDFMQKEGFKLIESHAIFPYHYFLIFQTKEV; encoded by the coding sequence ATGGCTTTTAAGTTTCCAGAAGAAAACTGGCAGGTGCTTCTTTTGCCAGAAAGACAAAGTTGGCAAAACCTTGAGGACTTTTTCAAAGTAGCAAAGCCAAACAAAGAGGAGGTTTGGGCAGATATTGGGTGTGGTCCAGGATACTTTACCATACCCCTTGCGGAAAGGGTAAAAAAGCTCTATGCCATAGACCAGTCAGGCTTTATGTTAGATAGGTGCAGAGAAAGGGCTAAAAGCCTTAGAAACATAGAATATATCCAGTGTGGAGAAAACCGTATACCTCTTGAGGACAAATCGGTGAATGTAAGCCTTCTCGCAAACCTATTTCATGAACTTTTAGAGCCCAAAGCCTTTATGGAAGAAGTAAACAGGATAACCACCCACAGAATAATCCTCATTGACTGGCATCCCATACCATCACCCGCAGGACCACCCCTTGAGGATAGAATTCCAGAGGAAAAGGTCATTGACTTTATGCAAAAAGAAGGCTTTAAACTCATAGAAAGCCACGCCATATTTCCATACCATTATTTTTTAATCTTTCAGACAAAGGAGGTATAA